Within Rhodopirellula islandica, the genomic segment GCTCCATCCACTCGCTCACCAACGCCAGGTCCTCGGGACTGTTGGCAATGTGAGCTCCAATGAACTGCGTCTTGGGATGCTTTCCAATCATCCGATTGCGAGCTTCGAAAAGCTCTTCGCGAGAAGGGAACTCCTCACCATGAAAACTCCAATCAGGATGCCGCGACAACTCTTCCCAGCGTTCGTTGCGTTCGTCAACCGGATCGAAGAAGGCAGCCGGATCGGCGGTGTGAATGATGATCGGAATCTGAAGCTCACCGCACGCAGCCCAAATTGGATCCCATCGAGGATCATCAATCTTGACCAGCGAGCCATCCGGATTGCGATGGCCCAAACCAAACCGCTTGAACAGCTTCAGTCCCGAAGCCCCTTGCTTGACCGCCTCACGCAATTGCTCGACAGTCCGCTCGGCAAACCCAGGTCGGTGACACGCCCAGGTGGAAGGATCGTCCGTCGCACCGTCGCACCGCCAATCCACGTTGGCGTACAACACGAAACGATCGCGATGCGTTTTCCACAAGAACTCCTTTTGCTCCTGGAACTGGGAGCCAAGCTTGCCGTCCAGAGAAACGCACAAAGCGATGCGATTGCAGTCCATGGCCGCGACAAAATCTTCGAGAGCCTCGCGGTTCATTCGCAATCGATAGAAGAAGTGCGTGTGCACGTCGACCACCGGAAACGCAGCCCGACTCACCTCCGTGACTTTCGTCTTCAACTGCGACTTGGGGTTGTATCGATGCAGTGACAGGTCACCCCCATTCCTACCGTCCAGCTCATTGGATTCCGCTGTCTCGGCCGCCATTTCGGTTGACTCGACGCTTTCTGAATCACCCCCTTCTGCTGCGACCTTCTTTGTCCCGCAACCCGCGGCGCTGTGGGCTGTGGCATCTGCGGCGTGGCCCCGTTGCGATGTCACATCGCGATCACTCGGCGATGCTGCCGCCGTAGGGCAACACCACACCACAGCCATGGCCCAAGCACCCCACACCAACAACGCACGTCGAACAGTCATATCGCTCAAAAACAAAGGGAAGGAAGTTCGTCGCGAATTGTAGCGTTCCACCATCCGCATTCATTGGAAGATTCGATGAAAACGAAAGGGCAACGACGCAACCAAGCTCACGCCAATCCATCACCGAAAGATCAATCCAACTTCACCTGGGCAACATAAATCGCCGTTGTGAAGTCAGTCTCGACTTCCGCATCCAGTGACTCGTGCTGCGAGTAATAGCTCACCCACAGCAGACCGTCGTGATACACCAACCCGGCGTAACTCGTGTCGCCACCGGATGGCAGCGCGAGAAACTCATCCAAGGCACCCGTCTCTGGATCGATCCAGCACAACGAGGTACGAACCTGCCCGTCGTAGAGACGCACCGCCGCAACCAGTTTGCCATTGGGCAAACGAATCATGTGTGGCCCGCCAATCCGGACTCCCATGTCCTGCCATTTCCAATCGGTGTAAGGCGGCTTGGCAACGCCCCACATCCCTGACTTGCTCCCGGCGTCGCGGCGCAACAAGCAGTGCGCCGTGTCATCTTCCGAAAACAGGATCGAAGATTCATTTGGATAGCCGTCAATCATCAAGTTGTCGACCAACACGTCGTACTGACGCCCGTCCTCACTCTCGTACAAACGGACGAACCGATCCTCCGGAGCGGCAGTCCGATAGCCAATGCTGTACCCCTTGCCGGCATGTGACCAAGACGTTCGCCACAACCAATCGCTGATCTTGCCAATGGCAACTGGCTCACTCCAGGTCACGCCATCATCCGAAAACCAATTGTAAGACTGATGACTTCCATGACTCGCGTCGTGCAACGCCCCAGCCCCGCTCAACAGCAACTTTCCATCAGGTGTCACGGACAATTTTGCGTCGCGAAGATCGGCGGTGTCGCTTTCAATCAACGCAACAGATTCCCACTTCAATCCATCTTCACTCCGCAGCACCCGCAACGCACCATCGTCAGAGACGTGCCGCGTGCCCTCACGAAATACGCAGAACCAATGTCCCTGAAAACGAGCCAGGTCCGTGAACGCGTTGTGATGCGCCTCATCCCAGATGCGATCCACTCGCACCAACTCAGCCGCCTCACCCACGGAAGGCAGTTGAAATGCAGCCAGAAAGAACAGCATCCACGATCCCAACCCGACCGACACTCGCTTCACTGCATCCATCTTCCGACCACCAATGACTGAACTGAGAAACAAGAGGGCACACTCGCTCAGAACGAGCACACCATCCCGGAGAGAATAGTTCCTGACGCACTCGCCCCCAAGTGAACGCGCATAAAAAAAGCAGCCCAAATTGGACTGCTTTCTTTTTCAATGATTTGCGAACGCGGTTCAGCTAGCCGAAGCGGTTTCTTCTTCGGACTTCGCTTCGGCTTCAGGAGCCGAGGTGTTCTCAGGGGCGTCTTGCTCAAAAGCAGGACGTTGAGCTGAACGGGTGACCCGGTCGTTCTTGCCGACCAGTTCCAGAATCGCACGTGTTCCGCCGTCACCCAAACGAGGTGTGGCCAAACGCATGATCCGAGTGTAACCACCGGGACGATCGACGAAACGCTCTGCAATGGTGTCGAACAAAACCGAAACGGCTTCGCGATCACCGATCAATTGCAAAACGCGACGCTGAGCGTTGACATAAGGAGCACGAGCGTCGGCCCACTTGGTCCACTGCTCGCTCTTACGCCATTTCTTGTATTCATCGGAACCACGCTCGGCGGTCGTTTCGTACTTCTTGGCTTCTTCGAGAGCTGCCATCGAACGCTTTGCGAGCGTGATGCATTTCTCAACCAAAGGACGAACTTCCTTGGCCTTTTCCAAAGTCGTGATGATACGACCTGGGACCTTGGGAGCATTTTCATCCAAGCTGGCGTCACGTTCGGTCAAGAACAGGGCGCTAGACAGGTTCCGCAACAATGCTTTGCGGTGAGCTGGAGAGCGGCCGAGAACGCGGCCTTTGCGGCGGTGACGCATGACGCGAGTCCGTCAAATTGAATGGGAGTGAAATGAAAGGTGATTGAAGTCGTTGGGAGTGCACCGCAGACGCGATGCGTCTCCACTTAAAACAGAGGCTGATTCGGCACACGCATGCCGAGGTGCAACCCATACTGCGAAAGCTTTTCACGAACTTCGTTGAGAGTTGTGTCGCCAAAATTGCGAACTTCCAACAATGAATCTTCGGTTCGCTGCACAAGGTCGCGAACAGTCATGATGTTTTCGCTTTCCAAGCAGTTGTTGGCACGCACCGACAATCGCAGGTCGGCGAGAGTCATGTTCAACTTCGCTTCCAGCTGAGCTTCGGGCGAACCAGCTCCACCGCGAGCGGCGGAGAAAATGCTTGGTCCCAATTCGCGGTATTGCACGAATGGGTTGAGGTGTTTGCGAAGGATCTTGGCGGCTTCGGTCAACGCCATCTCTGGGTTGATCGTTCCGTCAGTCCAAATTTCGAGGATCAAACGATCGTAGTTGGTCTTTTGACCGACACGAGTCGCTTCCACTTCGTAACGAACACGAACGATAGGACTGAAGACCGCGTCGATCGGAATGATTCCAATCTCGTGATCCACACTGCTGTGTTCCGTGCTGGGCACATAACCGCGACCGGTTTCAACAACCATTTCCATCATGAATGGAACGTCGTCGGTCAACGTGCAGATGACGTGGTCTTTGTTGATGACTTCAACGTCCGCATCCGTCTGAACGTCAGCACCAGTGACAACACCAGCGGTGTTGCGTTCCACGGTGATCACTCGAGTTGAGTCGGTGTTGCTGCTGACGATCAACGACTTGACGTTCAAAACGATGTCGGTGACATCTTCAAGAACACCTGGAATCGAGGTGAACTCGTGTTGAGCACCACGGATCTTGATTTGGGTGACGGCACTGCCCACCAAACTGCTCAGCAGCACGCGACGCATGCTGTTACCGATGCTGGCACCAAAACCACGCTCAAATGGCTCGGCAGAAAACTTGCCGTAGGTTTGGGTCAGCGAGTCACGATCGACTTCGAGCGAACTGGGCAGTTCCATTCCGCGCCAGCGGATGTGCATGGTCATGTTGGGCCTTTGATGGATGCGGGATGGGGTTGATCAGAAACGAAGCGGCGTCAGCGGGAATTAGACGCGGCGTTTCTTGCGAGGACGGCAACCGTTGTGCGGGATGGGGGTCACTTCCTCGATCAATTTCACGTTCAAACCAGCGGCTTGCAGTGCCGTGATGGCACTTTCGCGACCAGACCCTGGCCCTTTGACGCGAACTTCGACGTCACGCATGCCAAACTTGGTTGCTTTTTCAGCAGCCTGTTGAGCAGCACACTGACCGGCAAAAGGAGTGCTTTTGCGACTGCCCTTGAAACCGCTGGTTCCGGCACTGGCCCAGCACAACGTGTCACCCTTGGAGTCCGTGATGGTCACCGTGGTGTTGTTGAATGTCGCGTGAACGTGAGCAACACCGTTGCTTACATTTCTGCGGATGCGTTTTTTCTTGTTGGTCTTTGCCACCGAAACTTCTCAAACAGATCAATGAATGGGGAAAGGAAGGAAAATGGAATCAAGACAAACCTGCGACTAGCGCAGATCCTTGACGCCCTTCTTACCAGCGACCGTCTTACGAGGCCCTTTGCGGGTCCGAGCATTGGTCTTGGTGCGTTGCCCACGAACAGGCAAGCTGACACGGTGCCGGATGCCGCGGTAGGATTTGATCTCCCGCATGCGGCTAATGTTTTGAGTCACTTGACGACGCAGCGGACCCTCGACGAGATAATCTCGTTCGAGAAGGGCTGCGATGCGACCTACATCTTCATCGCTGATGTCGCTGGCGGGTGAAGTTGGGTCAATGCCCAATTTTTCACACACCTCACGAGCCCGGTACAGCCCAAGGCCATACAGGTACGTCAGCGAATATTGAATCTGTTTGTCGTTGGGGATGTCGACGCCCATCAGACGGGGCATGGCGATACTCCGAGAGCAGCTGCGAAGGAGGTTAATTTTGTGCGTTGTTACGCTTCAGAAGCGCTGGATGGCGATGAAACGCAAGTGCGTCTTCGCCAGCGGATCGCGGACTATAGCAGTCGGCCCCCTTTTTGCTCAAGTGGAAGCGACAAAAGCAATCCGGATTTTTTTTCGGGGAAGTCGTCAGCTTGGCACATCCCCACATCAACGTTTGCCCGAAACCTCCAGCAGAGCCCCGAAACCACGTTGAATTGGATGCATCGGCGGGCACCCCACCCGCACTGAAATCTCATCCGAGTTTTCTTGAGAACCCTCCAGAATTGTGCCCCAAAGCCATCTGATTGATTCGCTGAGAGCCCATTCCGACCGTTTTGAGGGCTACTCAGCGGTGTTCAACTCGGAAAACTTGGGGCTCGGAATTCGACGACGCATCCGCAACCAGTCGGTTGGGTAGTCGTCTTTCGCGGTCACCGGGAATGATGCCTGAGACACCACCTCAAACTCGTCCAACGGCAATTCGATCCGCGTGTCGCCGGAAATGTTGGCCCAGACCCTGGTCCACCACAAATCAGTGCACCACGGGAACCACTGCTGGTAAATCTGCCCCCCACCAACCACAAAAATCCGCCGCTGAGCTGCGAGCGCTATCGCGTCCCGCTTGCCCGATGCAGTCTGGGTGCCAGGGAACTTCCAATCATCCTGACGAGTGAGAACGATGGTTTGCCGCCCCGGCAGAACCCGACCGATCGACTCAAATGTCTTTCGGCCCATGATCAACGCTCCCCCCATGGTGGTCTGCTTGAACCTCTTCAAATCGGAGGACAATCGCCACGGCATGTCTTGCTCATCCCCAATCACGCCATCCGGGGTCGCTGCAACGACGGCAGTGATACGGCGGCCCATACCGCCATCGGCGGGGCCACTTTCAGTGGGCAACGTGTCTGGAGTGACCTGCGAACGGGTGGGCTCGGCTGACGCGCCCCCAGAATGCCCCGTTTCGTTGGCCTGGCTCGCTGAATCGGGCCCCAGTGACTGTGCGGATGAATCCGACGGCCTGGGATCAGGGTGGGAACTGACTTCACACATACCGCTGTTAAACTGCCACCGGAGCCTTGATGTGGGGATGCGGGTCGTAGTTCTCCAATTCGAAATCATCAAACTGGAATTCCGTGATCGTCGCCACATCCCGCTTGATGTGGAACGCCGGCAATGACCGAGGCGTCCGGCTGAGCTGCTCACGAGCTTGGTCGAAATGGTTGCTGTACAGATGCACGTCCCCCAGTGTGTGGACGAATTCACCCGGCTTCAAACCAGTCACCTGCGCCATCATCGAAGTCAACATCGCGTAGCTAGCGATATTGAACGGCACGCCCAGAAACAAATCCGCACTCCGTTGATACAACTGGCACGACAACCGACCACCAGATACATAGAACTGAAACAACAAGTGACAGGGCGGCAAAGCCATCTTGGGCACATCGGCCACATTCCAAGCGGAAACCACCAACCGACGAGACTGCGGATTCGTGCGAATTTCGTTCTCGACCCAACCGATCTGGTCGACCGTTTGACCGTCAGCTCCCTCCCAACTTCGCCACTGGTGTCCGTACACGGGGCCGAGGTCGCCAGACTCGTCGGCCCATTCGTCCCAGATGGAGACTTTGTTTTCCTTCAGATAACCGATGTTGGTATCGCCACGCAGGAACCACAACAATTCATGCAAAATCGAACGAATGTGCAGTTTCTTGGTCGTCAGCAAGGGAAAACCGTCTGCCAAGTCAAACCGCATTTGACGCCCGAACAAACTGCGGGTGCCAACTCCGGTTCGGTCATCTCGATCGATCCCGCGGTGCAGGACTTCGTCGAGGAGTTGCAAATAGCCTTGCATGAGCGTCTCGTGCGATTTGGAACTGCCGGCGAATCTCTTTCGCCCAATC encodes:
- a CDS encoding amidohydrolase family protein gives rise to the protein MTVRRALLVWGAWAMAVVWCCPTAAASPSDRDVTSQRGHAADATAHSAAGCGTKKVAAEGGDSESVESTEMAAETAESNELDGRNGGDLSLHRYNPKSQLKTKVTEVSRAAFPVVDVHTHFFYRLRMNREALEDFVAAMDCNRIALCVSLDGKLGSQFQEQKEFLWKTHRDRFVLYANVDWRCDGATDDPSTWACHRPGFAERTVEQLREAVKQGASGLKLFKRFGLGHRNPDGSLVKIDDPRWDPIWAACGELQIPIIIHTADPAAFFDPVDERNERWEELSRHPDWSFHGEEFPSREELFEARNRMIGKHPKTQFIGAHIANSPEDLALVSEWMERYPNLWLEPASRINELGRQPRAAREFLIRYQDRILFGTDGPWPKKRLKYYWRFFETNDEAFPYSEKEPPPQGLWQIDGVDLPPQVLRKLYYENATKLIPGVRERVEAFAAQHSSD
- a CDS encoding sialidase family protein — its product is MFLSSVIGGRKMDAVKRVSVGLGSWMLFFLAAFQLPSVGEAAELVRVDRIWDEAHHNAFTDLARFQGHWFCVFREGTRHVSDDGALRVLRSEDGLKWESVALIESDTADLRDAKLSVTPDGKLLLSGAGALHDASHGSHQSYNWFSDDGVTWSEPVAIGKISDWLWRTSWSHAGKGYSIGYRTAAPEDRFVRLYESEDGRQYDVLVDNLMIDGYPNESSILFSEDDTAHCLLRRDAGSKSGMWGVAKPPYTDWKWQDMGVRIGGPHMIRLPNGKLVAAVRLYDGQVRTSLCWIDPETGALDEFLALPSGGDTSYAGLVYHDGLLWVSYYSQHESLDAEVETDFTTAIYVAQVKLD
- a CDS encoding bL17 family ribosomal protein, whose amino-acid sequence is MRHRRKGRVLGRSPAHRKALLRNLSSALFLTERDASLDENAPKVPGRIITTLEKAKEVRPLVEKCITLAKRSMAALEEAKKYETTAERGSDEYKKWRKSEQWTKWADARAPYVNAQRRVLQLIGDREAVSVLFDTIAERFVDRPGGYTRIMRLATPRLGDGGTRAILELVGKNDRVTRSAQRPAFEQDAPENTSAPEAEAKSEEETASAS
- a CDS encoding DNA-directed RNA polymerase subunit alpha — translated: MTMHIRWRGMELPSSLEVDRDSLTQTYGKFSAEPFERGFGASIGNSMRRVLLSSLVGSAVTQIKIRGAQHEFTSIPGVLEDVTDIVLNVKSLIVSSNTDSTRVITVERNTAGVVTGADVQTDADVEVINKDHVICTLTDDVPFMMEMVVETGRGYVPSTEHSSVDHEIGIIPIDAVFSPIVRVRYEVEATRVGQKTNYDRLILEIWTDGTINPEMALTEAAKILRKHLNPFVQYRELGPSIFSAARGGAGSPEAQLEAKLNMTLADLRLSVRANNCLESENIMTVRDLVQRTEDSLLEVRNFGDTTLNEVREKLSQYGLHLGMRVPNQPLF
- the rpsK gene encoding 30S ribosomal protein S11 translates to MAKTNKKKRIRRNVSNGVAHVHATFNNTTVTITDSKGDTLCWASAGTSGFKGSRKSTPFAGQCAAQQAAEKATKFGMRDVEVRVKGPGSGRESAITALQAAGLNVKLIEEVTPIPHNGCRPRKKRRV
- the rpsM gene encoding 30S ribosomal protein S13, with amino-acid sequence MGVDIPNDKQIQYSLTYLYGLGLYRAREVCEKLGIDPTSPASDISDEDVGRIAALLERDYLVEGPLRRQVTQNISRMREIKSYRGIRHRVSLPVRGQRTKTNARTRKGPRKTVAGKKGVKDLR
- a CDS encoding dihydrofolate reductase gives rise to the protein MPTESGPADGGMGRRITAVVAATPDGVIGDEQDMPWRLSSDLKRFKQTTMGGALIMGRKTFESIGRVLPGRQTIVLTRQDDWKFPGTQTASGKRDAIALAAQRRIFVVGGGQIYQQWFPWCTDLWWTRVWANISGDTRIELPLDEFEVVSQASFPVTAKDDYPTDWLRMRRRIPSPKFSELNTAE
- a CDS encoding thymidylate synthase, whose protein sequence is MQGYLQLLDEVLHRGIDRDDRTGVGTRSLFGRQMRFDLADGFPLLTTKKLHIRSILHELLWFLRGDTNIGYLKENKVSIWDEWADESGDLGPVYGHQWRSWEGADGQTVDQIGWVENEIRTNPQSRRLVVSAWNVADVPKMALPPCHLLFQFYVSGGRLSCQLYQRSADLFLGVPFNIASYAMLTSMMAQVTGLKPGEFVHTLGDVHLYSNHFDQAREQLSRTPRSLPAFHIKRDVATITEFQFDDFELENYDPHPHIKAPVAV